Proteins encoded within one genomic window of Carassius carassius chromosome 22, fCarCar2.1, whole genome shotgun sequence:
- the LOC132099096 gene encoding nuclear pore complex protein Nup50-like has translation MAKRIAEKELTDRNWDQEDEGEEAGLFSVASEDVMKNRAIKKAKRRNVGAEGESGGAFKAFKGFSLTSATGSTLFSGFGNGAGFKPLSNLTNGSVASVAPSFAGFNVPTSAKANSGLLTFNSSTSSKPTDDVTSNGSTPNNKEYSRQLTALNCSVRDWITKHVNDNPLCDLNPIFRDYERHLASIEKKYGSAASESGAESVSFGGEQKQPLMSGTVASVSGTGATVSVSGAAPQLFSFKDKDGAAADKPSAVASPGVSFKFGQKVDSSVLGALASSGAPSFSFSSSSSSSGVSMFGAAVSSVSPAVSSSLNTASNSQTADENGEESEEPPVPVVKEIKEKDAFYSKKCKLFYKKDGEFKEKGVGTLHLKMVAESKLQLLVRADTNLGNILLNIMVPSSMPCSRTGKNNVMVVCVPNPPVDDKNPSTPVPMLIRVKTTEDADELHQTLQEKKA, from the exons ATGGCCAAGCGGATTGCAGAAAAAGAGTTGACGGACAGGAACTGGGATCAGGAAGATGAAGGAGAGGAG GCAGGATTATTTTCAGTTGCGAGTGAAGATGTGATGAAGAATCGTGCCATCAAGAAAGCCAAGCGGCGTAACGTAGGAGCAGAG GGCGAGAGTGGAGGGGCTTTCAAAGCATTTAAGGGGTTCTCTCTGACCTCGGCCACAGGGTCAACATTATTCTCGGGCTTCGGTAATGGAGCTGGTTTCAAACCTCTGTCCAACCTGACCAATGGCAGCGTAGCATCGGTGGCTCCATCTTTTGCTGGTTTTAACGTTCCAACGTCTGCTAAAGCTAACAGTG GTCTCTTAACATTCAACAGCTCCACCTCCTCCAAGCCCACAGATGATGTCACCTCTAATGGCTCCACCCCCAACAATAAAGAATACAGCCGGCAGCTCACCGCACTAAACTGCTCTGTGCGCGACTGGATCACCAAGCATGTCAATGACAACCCCCTGTGCGACCTCAATCCTATCTTTCGTGACTACGAGCGACACCTGGCCAGCATCGAGAAGAAATATGGCAGTGCTGCATCAGAAAGTGGGGCGGAGAGCGTGTCATTTGGAGGGGAGCAGAAGCAGCCTCTGATGAGCGGAACAGTAGCTTCAGTTTCCGGCACGGGTGCTACAGTgtctgtcagcggtgcagcgccACAGCTCTTCTCTTTCAAAGACAAGGATGGAGCTGCAGCAGACAAACCATCAGCCGTAGCTTCTCCAGGCGTCTCCTTTAAGTTCGGCCAGAAGGTGGACAGCTCTGTGCTTGGTGCACTCGCATCCAGTGGAGCACCGTCTTTCTCgttttcttcctcttcctcctcttcaggCGTATCTATGTTTGGAGCAGCGGTCAGTAGTGTCAGTCCTGCGGTGTCGTCCTCTCTGAACACAGCCAGCAACAGTCAGACCGCAG ATGAAAATGGGGAGGAATCAGAAGAGCCGCCTGTTCCTGTGGTGAAAGAGATCAAGGAGAAAGACGCCTTCTACTCCAAAAA GTGTAAGTTGTTTTATAAGAAGGACGGAGAGTTTAAAGAGAAAGGGGTGGGAACACTGCATCTAAAGATGGTGGCTGAGAGCAAACTTCAGCTGTTAGTGCGAGCCGACACCAACCTGG GGAACATCTTGCTGAACATCATGGTGCCCTCTTCCATGCCCTGCTCGCGAACTGGCAAAAACAACGTGATGGTGGTGTGCGTGCCAAACCCTCCTGTGGACGACAAGAACCCCAGCACACCCGTCCCAATGTTGATACGCGTGAAAACAACAGAGGACGCAGACGAGCTGCATCAAACCCTGCAAGAGAAGAAAGCCTAA